A genomic region of Miscanthus floridulus cultivar M001 chromosome 3, ASM1932011v1, whole genome shotgun sequence contains the following coding sequences:
- the LOC136541368 gene encoding putative disease resistance protein RGA3, giving the protein MEMLLSALLGEGITRSLNFFISKSSKLQPHDVEDRFHRVLLRAQVIIDEAMGRQITNHVMLQKLDMLRGSMHRGYYMLDSFRYQFINGQDARDQITSQSLSPSKVTYFKYFCHLKRKIQIFEQLQKMLDNLRSMILDMEEVVIFLTSYRRSYRQPYSMHILLGNCMFGRQMEVELAINFLLHTQPQGPQELEVMPVMPIVGPGKVGKSTLVAHVCKDERVRDRFSKILWLCDHDFKDDELAFIEECTVKLENLVTNLNKDERLLVVVELVGDPTEDAWNSLYSTSKRCMSRGSKIIVTSRSDKVVRFGTTRAITLKFLTQEAFWYFFKILVFGSVDPDMHPRLVQLAMEIAKMLKGTISGANVISSLLRDNFEIQFWYKVLMFFRGYIQKNISEFGEHPSDRLSQDRPAQLGRVSIPSEEVLVSHQYQYSSQKEIPKIGILDVVFGSIKPLGKFDMLLWRSHIPPYYSYVYACEIRELKIAGAKRKRPMRSGAALC; this is encoded by the coding sequence ATGGAGATGCTACTTTCCGCACTACTTGGTGAGGGAATCACTAGATCCTTAAATTTTTTCATCAGCAAAAGCTCCAAGCTTCAGCCACACGATGTGGAGGACCGTTTCCACAGGGTCCTGCTTCGTGCGCAGGTCATCATCGACGAGGCCATGGGACGGCAGATCACAAACCATGTTATGCTCCAGAAGCTGGACATGCTGAGAGGCTCCATGCACCGAGGCTATTACATGCTCGACAGTTTCAGGTACCAATTTATCAACGGGCAGGATGCTAGAGATCAGATCACGAGTCAATCATTATCTCCCTCCAAAGTAACTTATTTTAAATATTTCTGTCACTTGAAAAGAAAGATACAGATATTTGAACAACTGCAAAAGATGCTTGACAATTTGAGATCCATGATCCTTGATATGGAAGAGGTGGTCATTTTCTTGACCAGCTACCGCCGCTCATACCGCCAGCCTTATAGCATGCATATCCTGCTGGGCAATTGCATGTTTGGTCGTCAGATGGAAGTAGAACTTGCAATCAACTTCCTTTTGCACACACAACCCCAGGGTCCTCAAGAATTGGAGGTCATGCCGGTCATGCCGATTGTGGGTCCAGGCAAAGTTGGCAAGAGCACTCTTGTTGCTCATGTTTGCAAGGATGAAAGAGTCCGTGACCGTTTCTCTAAAATCCTGTGGTTGTGTGACCATGATTTTAAAGATGATGAGCTGGCTTTCATAGAAGAATGTACAGTGAAACTTGAAAATCTTGTGACTAACCTGAACAAGGACGAGAGATTACTAGTTGTGGTTGAGTTAGTTGGCGATCCCACAGAAGATGCATGGAATAGTTTGTATTCTACTTCTAAACGGTGCATGTCAAGGGGTAGTAAAATCATAGTCACAAGCCGATCGGATAAAGTTGTCAGGTTTGGAACAACACGGGCTATAACTCTGAAGTTTCTTACCCAAGAGGCATTCTGGTATTTCTTCAAGATCCTTGTATTTGGTAGTGTGGATCCTGATATGCACCCAAGGCTTGTGCAATTGGCCATGGAGATAGCCAAGATGCTAAAAGGTACCATCAGTGGTGCAAATGTCATATCCTCTTTACTGAGGGACAACTTTGAAATCCAATTTTGGTATAAGGTCCTTATGTTCTTTAGAGGGTACATCCAGAAGAATATCTCCGAATTTGGTGAACATCCATCTGATCGTCTAAGCCAAGATAGACCTGCACAGCTTGGAAGAGTGTCCATACCTTCCGAAGAAGTTTTAGTTTCCCATCAATATCAATACTCTTCCCAGAAGGAGATTCCAAAGATAGGAATACTAGATGTGGTGTTTGGAAGTATTAAGCCTCTTGGAAAATTTGATATGCTACTATGGAGATCCCATATACCACCCTATTATAGTTATGTCTATGCTTGTGAGATTAGAGAACTAAAAATTGCAGGTGCCAAAAGGAAGCGTCCTATGAGAAGCGGAGCTGCTCTTTGTTAA
- the LOC136541366 gene encoding putative disease resistance protein RGA3, protein MLLLCMDSALRHSRHSFFFATVPLIYRHVLLDATPTASLFHSLHPLCDLPDQSPKMEMILSALLGEGITRSLNFFISKSSKLQPHDVEDRFHRVLLRAQVIIDEAMGRHITNHAMLQQLDMLRDAMHQGHYTLDTFRYQFHKEEDKKDQVVSHCLSLSTLNFLKGFYSSSNRNSQILEELQEAFHTLSSMILDAEKLAVFLTSYPRMYRQPYSMHLLLGSCMFGRQMEAELVLSFLLHTDPNAAEQLEVLPIVGPGKVGKSTLVAHVCYDKRVRDHFLEIMFLSDNDFKSDKLTYLGEGCVKKYQNSTLNKDGRMLVVIEATGDFNEQEWNRMYATCKRYMKSGSKIIITSRYDKITKLGTTRAVTLKHLSDEAYWYFFKTLLFGSTDPVMHPRLTCLAMEIARMLKRCLFGAAGTINFLRDNFDIHYWCKVVSFLRGFNNWHVSKFGEHPCDALNQNTRPVHLGRMVRSSEEIVVYRQYECSSQEEVPKISIKSVVYGDVKSSGRFEGLAFSSEIPPYYNYIYSCEIRDLKTQGAKRKRS, encoded by the coding sequence ATGCTCTTGCTTTGCATGGATTCTGCGCTTAGACATTCACGCCACTCCTTTTTTTTCGCGACCGTGCCACTTATATATAGGCACGTATTATTAGACGCCACTCCCACAGCGTCATTATTTCATTCTCTCCATCCGCTCTGTGACCTTCCTGACCAGAGCCCCAAAATGGAGATGATACTTTCCGCACTACTTGGTGAGGGAATCACTAGATCCTTAAATTTTTTCATCAGCAAAAGCTCCAAGCTTCAGCCACACGATGTGGAGGACCGTTTCCACAGGGTCCTGCTTCGTGCGCAGGTCATCATCGACGAGGCCATGGGGCGGCACATCACAAACCATGCTATGCTCCAGCAGCTGGACATGCTGCGAGATGCCATGCATCAGGGTCATTACACACTTGACACCTTTAGATACCAATTTCATAAGGAGGAGGACAAGAAAGATCAAGTTGTGAGTCATTGTTTGTCTCTGTCCACTCTAAATTTTCTGAAAGGTTTCTATTCTTCTTCAAATAGAAACTCACAGATTTTAGAAGAACTTCAAGAGGCTTTTCACACATTGAGCTCTATGATCCTTGATGCGGAAAAGCTGGCTGTGTTCTTGACGAGCTACCCTCGCATGTACCGCCAGCCTTATAGCATGCATCTACTTCTGGGAAGCTGCATGTTTGGCCGCCAGATGGAAGCAGAGCTTGTGCTCAGTTTCCTACTGCACACAGATCCTAATGCTGCTGAGCAATTGGAGGTCCTGCCAATTGTTGGTCCCGGAAAAGTTGGTAAGAGCACCCTTGTTGCTCATGTTTGCTACGACAAAAGAGTTCGTGATCATTTTTTAGAAATCATGTTCTTGAGTGACAATGATTTCAAAAGTGATAAGTTAACCTACCTTGGCGAAGGCTGTGTGAAGAAATATCAAAATTCCACATTAAACAAAGATGGAAGAATGCTAGTTGTTATTGAAGCTACTGGAGATTTCAATGAACAAGAGTGGAACAGGATGTATGCTACATGTAAACGGTACATGAAAAGTGGTAGTAAAATCATAATCACAAGCCGGTATGACAAGATCACAAAGCTTGGAACAACAAGGGCAGTGACACTGAAACATTTGTCCGATGAAGCATACTGGTACTTCTTCAAGACACTTTTGTTCGGAAGCACTGACCCTGTGATGCACCCGAGGCTTACATGTCTGGCCATGGAGATAGCCAGGATGCTAAAACGATGCTTATTTGGTGCTGCAGGGACAATCAATTTCCTAAGGGACAACTTTGACATCCACTATTGGTGCAAGGTTGTGTCCTTTTTGAGAGGGTTCAACAACTGGCATGTCTCCAAATTTGGTGAGCATCCGTGTGATGCTCTGAACCAAAATACTAGACCCGTTCATCTTGGGAGAATGGTAAGAAGTTCTGAAGAGATCGTGGTTTATCGTCAGTATGAGTGCTCTTCGCAAGAGGAGGTTCCAAAGATATCAATAAAAAGTGTGGTGTATGGAGATGTTAAGTCTTCTGGGAGATTTGAAGGCCTCGCATTTAGCTCAGAGATACCACCCTATTATAACTATATCTACAGTTGTGAGATTCGAGACCTAAAGACTCAAGGTGCTAAGAGAAAGCGGTCTTGA
- the LOC136541369 gene encoding putative disease resistance protein RGA3 encodes MDIFLSAVLGEMATRSINFIISKRSMLQAQDVDDRLHKVLLQAQVIIDEAMGRQITNHAMLQKLDMLRGSMHRGYYMLDSFRYQFINGQDARDQIMSQSLSPSKVTYFKYFGHLKRKIQIFEQLQKMLDNLRSMILDMEEVVIFLTSYRRSYHQPYSMHILLGNCMFGRQMEVELAINFLLHTQPQGPQELEVMPIVGPAKVGKSTLVAHVCKDERVRDSFSKILWLCDHDFKDDELAFIEECTVKLENLVTNLNKDERLLVVVELVGDPTEDAWNSLYSTSKRCMPRGSKIIVTSRSDKVVRFGTTRAITLKFLTQEAFWYFFKILVFGSVDPDMHPRLVQLAMEIAKMLKGFISGANVISSLLRDNFEIQFWHKVLMFFRGYIQKNISEFGEHPSDRLSQDRPAQLGRVSIPSEEVLVSHQYQYSSQKEIPKIGILDVVFGSIKPLGKFDMLLWRSHIPPYYSYVYACEIRELKIAGAKRKRPMRSGAALC; translated from the coding sequence ATGGATATTTTCCTTTCCGCTGTCCTCGGTGAGATGGCAACCAGATCCATAAATTTCATCATCAGCAAACGCTCCATGCTACAAGCACAGGATGTGGATGACCGCCTCCACAAGGTCCTGCTCCAGGCACAGGTCATCATCGACGAGGCCATGGGACGGCAGATCACAAACCATGCTATGCTCCAGAAGCTGGACATGCTGAGAGGCTCCATGCACCGAGGCTATTACATGCTCGACAGTTTCAGGTACCAATTTATCAACGGGCAGGATGCTAGAGATCAGATCATGAGTCAATCATTATCTCCCTCCAAAGTAACTTATTTTAAATATTTCGGTCACTTGAAAAGAAAGATACAGATATTTGAACAACTGCAAAAGATGCTTGACAATTTGAGATCCATGATCCTTGATATGGAAGAGGTGGTCATTTTCTTGACCAGCTACCGCCGCTCATACCACCAGCCTTATAGCATGCATATCCTGCTGGGCAATTGCATGTTTGGTCGTCAGATGGAAGTAGAACTTGCAATCAACTTCCTTTTGCACACACAACCCCAGGGTCCTCAAGAATTGGAGGTCATGCCGATTGTGGGTCCAGCCAAAGTTGGCAAGAGCACTCTTGTTGCTCATGTTTGCAAGGATGAAAGAGTCCGTGACAGTTTCTCTAAAATCCTGTGGTTGTGTGACCATGATTTTAAAGATGATGAGCTGGCTTTCATAGAAGAATGTACAGTGAAACTTGAAAATCTTGTGACTAACCTGAACAAGGACGAGAGATTACTAGTTGTGGTTGAGTTAGTTGGCGATCCCACAGAAGATGCATGGAATAGTTTGTATTCTACTTCTAAACGGTGCATGCCAAGGGGTAGTAAAATCATAGTCACAAGCCGATCGGATAAAGTTGTCAGGTTTGGAACAACACGGGCTATAACTCTGAAGTTTCTTACCCAAGAGGCATTCTGGTATTTCTTCAAGATCCTTGTATTTGGTAGTGTGGATCCTGATATGCACCCAAGGCTTGTGCAATTGGCCATGGAGATAGCCAAGATGCTAAAAGGTTTCATCAGTGGTGCAAATGTCATATCCTCTTTACTGAGGGACAACTTTGAAATCCAATTTTGGCATAAAGTCCTTATGTTCTTTAGAGGGTACATCCAGAAGAATATCTCCGAATTTGGTGAACATCCATCTGATCGTCTAAGCCAAGATAGACCTGCACAGCTTGGAAGAGTGTCCATACCTTCGGAAGAAGTTTTAGTTTCCCATCAATATCAATACTCTTCCCAGAAGGAGATTCCAAAGATAGGAATACTAGATGTGGTGTTTGGAAGTATTAAGCCTCTTGGAAAATTTGATATGCTACTATGGAGATCCCATATACCACCCTATTATAGTTATGTCTATGCTTGTGAGATTAGAGAACTAAAAATTGCAGGTGCCAAAAGGAAGCGTCCTATGAGAAGCGGAGCTGCTCTTTGTTAA
- the LOC136541367 gene encoding putative disease resistance protein RGA3 isoform X1 has protein sequence MTVWLCLTKQWLQSQDNQGIRQKQKVFKRAESPRMDILLAAVLGELTTRSINFFIGKSFKPTALDVEDRLCRILLRAQVIVDEAMGRQITSQAMLQQLDMLREAMYQGYYILDTFRYQYRNKEEARGQVLSHSFFVSKVNTLQGLCSSSRKKEIFEQMQKSLDHLSSMILDVQELVIFMMSYPCIYHQPYSMHLLLGNCMFGRQMETEVVVNFLLHTRPHASEKLEVLPIVGPYKVGKSTLVAHVCKDERVRNHFSQILFLRDHDFAGYDLAKFREGYEMEHRSLVSNSNKDGRLLIVLELVDDLNEDAWSRLYSASIHHLSSGSKIIVTSQSDKIMKFGTTQALRMKFLSHEAYWYFFKTLAFGSMDPKMHPRLAHLAMEIAKMLNPCFIGAKMTACLLRDNFDIHLWYKVLGFLRVQMKTNLLKFGGRPFDLVNQKRPAYIGRMATPSEDAVLYDEHQCSSQEEIPKISVQDVVYGSVKAHGKFKVLGWRSQILPYHNYIFTCEIRELKTRAPKRKRSMKH, from the exons ATGACGGTGTGGCTTTGCTTGACTAAGCAATGGCTCCAGAGTCAAGACAATCAGGGCATCAGGCAAAAGCAAAAGGTGTTCAAAAG AGCAGAGAGTCCCAGAATGGATATTCTCCTTGCTGCAGTTCTAGGTGAGCTAACAACTAGATCCATAAATTTCTTCATCGGAAAGAGCTTCAAGCCAACTGCACTGGATGTGGAGGATCGCCTCTGCAGGATCCTGCTCCGGGCACAGGTCATCGTCGATGAGGCTATGGGACGGCAGATCACAAGCCAAGCTATGCTCCAGCAGCTGGACATGCTCAGAGAAGCGATGTACCAAGGTTATTACATCCTTGACACCTTCAGATACCAATATCGCAACAAAGAGGAGGCCAGAGGTCAGGTTCTGAGTCACTCTTTTTTTGTGTCCAAAGTAAATACACTACAGGGTTTGTGTTCATCCAGTAGAAAGAAAGAGATTTTTGAACAGATGCAGAAATCGCTTGATCATTTAAGCTCAATGATCCTTGATGTGCAAGAGCTAGTAATATTCATGATGAGTTATCCTTGCATATATCACCAGCCTTATAGCATGCATCTCCTACTCGGTAACTGCATGTTTGGCCGTCAAATGGAAACTGAAGTCGTTGTCAACTTCCTGTTGCACACGCGACCTCATGCATCTGAAAAATTGGAGGTCCTGCCAATTGTAGGTCCCTATAAAGTAGGCAAGAGCACTCTTGTTGCTCATGTCTGCAAGGATGAAAGAGTCCGTAATCATTTCTCTCAAATATTGTTCTTGCGGGATCATGATTTTGCAGGTTATGATCTGGCTAAGTTTAGAGAAGGATATGAAATGGAACATCGAAGTCTAGTGTCAAATTCGAACAAAGATGGAAGATTGCTAATCGTTCTTGAGTTAGTTGACGATCTCAATGAAGATGCATGGAGTAGGTTATATTCTGCTTCTATACATCATTTGTCAAGCGGTAGTAAAATCATAGTCACAAGCCAATCTGACAAGATCATGAAGTTTGGGACAACTCAGGCACTACGTATGAAGTTTCTGTCCCATGAAGCTTACTGGTATTTCTTCAAGACACTCGCATTTGGTAGCATGGATCCCAAGATGCACCCAAGACTTGCACACCTGGCCATGGAGATAGCAAAAATGCTTAATCCATGTTTCATTGGTGCAAAAATGACTGCTTGTCTTCTGAGGGACAACTTTGACATCCACTTGTGGTACAAGGTTCTGGGCTTCTTGAGAGTGCAAATGAAGACAAATTTATTAAAATTTGGTGGACGTCCATTTGATCTTGTAAACCAGAAAAGGCCTGCATATATTGGGAGAATGGCTACACCTTCTGAAGATGCCGTGCTTTATGACGAGCACCAATGCTCTTCGCAAGAGGAGATTCCAAAGATAAGTGTTCAAGATGTCGTGTATGGAAGCGTTAAAGCTCATGGGAAATTCAAGGTCCTAGGATGGAGGTCTCAGATACTGCCCTACCATAACTATATCTTTACTTGCGAGATTCGAGAGCTAAAAACCAGAGCTCCAAAGAGAAAGCGTTCTATGAAACATTGA
- the LOC136541367 gene encoding uncharacterized protein isoform X3, translating into MTVWLCLTKQWLQSQDNQGIRQKQKVFKRAESPRMDILLAAVLGELTTRSINFFIGKSFKPTALDVEDRLCRILLRAQVIVDEAMGRQITSQAMLQQLDMLREAMYQGYYILDTFRYQYRNKEEARGYDLAKFREGYEMEHRSLVSNSNKDGRLLIVLELVDDLNEDAWSRLYSASIHHLSSGSKIIVTSQSDKIMKFGTTQALRMKFLSHEAYWYFFKTLAFGSMDPKMHPRLAHLAMEIAKMLNPCFIGAKMTACLLRDNFDIHLWYKVLGFLRVQMKTNLLKFGGRPFDLVNQKRPAYIGRMATPSEDAVLYDEHQCSSQEEIPKISVQDVVYGSVKAHGKFKVLGWRSQILPYHNYIFTCEIRELKTRAPKRKRSMKH; encoded by the exons ATGACGGTGTGGCTTTGCTTGACTAAGCAATGGCTCCAGAGTCAAGACAATCAGGGCATCAGGCAAAAGCAAAAGGTGTTCAAAAG AGCAGAGAGTCCCAGAATGGATATTCTCCTTGCTGCAGTTCTAGGTGAGCTAACAACTAGATCCATAAATTTCTTCATCGGAAAGAGCTTCAAGCCAACTGCACTGGATGTGGAGGATCGCCTCTGCAGGATCCTGCTCCGGGCACAGGTCATCGTCGATGAGGCTATGGGACGGCAGATCACAAGCCAAGCTATGCTCCAGCAGCTGGACATGCTCAGAGAAGCGATGTACCAAGGTTATTACATCCTTGACACCTTCAGATACCAATATCGCAACAAAGAGGAGGCCAGAG GTTATGATCTGGCTAAGTTTAGAGAAGGATATGAAATGGAACATCGAAGTCTAGTGTCAAATTCGAACAAAGATGGAAGATTGCTAATCGTTCTTGAGTTAGTTGACGATCTCAATGAAGATGCATGGAGTAGGTTATATTCTGCTTCTATACATCATTTGTCAAGCGGTAGTAAAATCATAGTCACAAGCCAATCTGACAAGATCATGAAGTTTGGGACAACTCAGGCACTACGTATGAAGTTTCTGTCCCATGAAGCTTACTGGTATTTCTTCAAGACACTCGCATTTGGTAGCATGGATCCCAAGATGCACCCAAGACTTGCACACCTGGCCATGGAGATAGCAAAAATGCTTAATCCATGTTTCATTGGTGCAAAAATGACTGCTTGTCTTCTGAGGGACAACTTTGACATCCACTTGTGGTACAAGGTTCTGGGCTTCTTGAGAGTGCAAATGAAGACAAATTTATTAAAATTTGGTGGACGTCCATTTGATCTTGTAAACCAGAAAAGGCCTGCATATATTGGGAGAATGGCTACACCTTCTGAAGATGCCGTGCTTTATGACGAGCACCAATGCTCTTCGCAAGAGGAGATTCCAAAGATAAGTGTTCAAGATGTCGTGTATGGAAGCGTTAAAGCTCATGGGAAATTCAAGGTCCTAGGATGGAGGTCTCAGATACTGCCCTACCATAACTATATCTTTACTTGCGAGATTCGAGAGCTAAAAACCAGAGCTCCAAAGAGAAAGCGTTCTATGAAACATTGA
- the LOC136541367 gene encoding putative disease resistance protein RGA3 isoform X2, whose protein sequence is MGRQITSQAMLQQLDMLREAMYQGYYILDTFRYQYRNKEEARGQVLSHSFFVSKVNTLQGLCSSSRKKEIFEQMQKSLDHLSSMILDVQELVIFMMSYPCIYHQPYSMHLLLGNCMFGRQMETEVVVNFLLHTRPHASEKLEVLPIVGPYKVGKSTLVAHVCKDERVRNHFSQILFLRDHDFAGYDLAKFREGYEMEHRSLVSNSNKDGRLLIVLELVDDLNEDAWSRLYSASIHHLSSGSKIIVTSQSDKIMKFGTTQALRMKFLSHEAYWYFFKTLAFGSMDPKMHPRLAHLAMEIAKMLNPCFIGAKMTACLLRDNFDIHLWYKVLGFLRVQMKTNLLKFGGRPFDLVNQKRPAYIGRMATPSEDAVLYDEHQCSSQEEIPKISVQDVVYGSVKAHGKFKVLGWRSQILPYHNYIFTCEIRELKTRAPKRKRSMKH, encoded by the coding sequence ATGGGACGGCAGATCACAAGCCAAGCTATGCTCCAGCAGCTGGACATGCTCAGAGAAGCGATGTACCAAGGTTATTACATCCTTGACACCTTCAGATACCAATATCGCAACAAAGAGGAGGCCAGAGGTCAGGTTCTGAGTCACTCTTTTTTTGTGTCCAAAGTAAATACACTACAGGGTTTGTGTTCATCCAGTAGAAAGAAAGAGATTTTTGAACAGATGCAGAAATCGCTTGATCATTTAAGCTCAATGATCCTTGATGTGCAAGAGCTAGTAATATTCATGATGAGTTATCCTTGCATATATCACCAGCCTTATAGCATGCATCTCCTACTCGGTAACTGCATGTTTGGCCGTCAAATGGAAACTGAAGTCGTTGTCAACTTCCTGTTGCACACGCGACCTCATGCATCTGAAAAATTGGAGGTCCTGCCAATTGTAGGTCCCTATAAAGTAGGCAAGAGCACTCTTGTTGCTCATGTCTGCAAGGATGAAAGAGTCCGTAATCATTTCTCTCAAATATTGTTCTTGCGGGATCATGATTTTGCAGGTTATGATCTGGCTAAGTTTAGAGAAGGATATGAAATGGAACATCGAAGTCTAGTGTCAAATTCGAACAAAGATGGAAGATTGCTAATCGTTCTTGAGTTAGTTGACGATCTCAATGAAGATGCATGGAGTAGGTTATATTCTGCTTCTATACATCATTTGTCAAGCGGTAGTAAAATCATAGTCACAAGCCAATCTGACAAGATCATGAAGTTTGGGACAACTCAGGCACTACGTATGAAGTTTCTGTCCCATGAAGCTTACTGGTATTTCTTCAAGACACTCGCATTTGGTAGCATGGATCCCAAGATGCACCCAAGACTTGCACACCTGGCCATGGAGATAGCAAAAATGCTTAATCCATGTTTCATTGGTGCAAAAATGACTGCTTGTCTTCTGAGGGACAACTTTGACATCCACTTGTGGTACAAGGTTCTGGGCTTCTTGAGAGTGCAAATGAAGACAAATTTATTAAAATTTGGTGGACGTCCATTTGATCTTGTAAACCAGAAAAGGCCTGCATATATTGGGAGAATGGCTACACCTTCTGAAGATGCCGTGCTTTATGACGAGCACCAATGCTCTTCGCAAGAGGAGATTCCAAAGATAAGTGTTCAAGATGTCGTGTATGGAAGCGTTAAAGCTCATGGGAAATTCAAGGTCCTAGGATGGAGGTCTCAGATACTGCCCTACCATAACTATATCTTTACTTGCGAGATTCGAGAGCTAAAAACCAGAGCTCCAAAGAGAAAGCGTTCTATGAAACATTGA